CGGGTCGGGCGCGACGCTGGTGATGAAGCGCCGCTTCTCCGCCTCCGAGTTCATGGCCGACGTCCGCGCGCACGGCGTCACGTTCTTCTCGACGGTGGGGCGTGCGCTGAGCTACATCCTCGCGGTTCCCGAGACGCCGGAGGACGCGGACAACCGCCTCGGCGTCGTGCTCACGCCCGAGTCCTCGCCCGACGACATGGCGGCGCTGCAGGAGCGCTTCGACTGCTACGCGGTCAGCGGCTACGGCTCGTCCGAGAACGCGGTGATCCTGGCTCCCCAGCCGGGGCTGCCTGAGGGTGCTCTCGGCACGCCGCTCGAGGGGACCGATGCGGCCGTCGTCGATCCCGACACGCTCAGGGAGTGCCCCCGTGCCCGGTTCGACGAGCACGGCCGGATGCTCAACCCCGACGAGGCCATCGGCGAGCTCGTGGGTCGCAACGTCCTGGAGCGCTTCGAGGGCTACTACAACAACCCCGAGGCGGAGGCGTCACGAACGCGCAACGGCTGGTACTGGACCGGCGACCTCGCCTACCGCGACGAGGACGGCGTGTTCTTCTTCGCGGGGCGGACCAACGATTGGCTCAGGGTGGACGGCGAGAACTTCGCCGCTGCACCGGTTGAGCGGGTCCTGAGCCGCTACCCCCACGCCTCCGCCGTGGCCGTCGTCGGCGTTCCCGACGAGCGCACGGTCGACGACCAGGTCCTCGCGATCCTCGAGGTCGACGACCCCACGACCTTCGACCCCCCGTCGTTCGACGCGTTCCTGGACCAACAGCGGGACATGGGCACGAAGTGGTCGCCGCGCTACGTCCGCGTCGTCGCCGAGATGCCGATGACCGCCACGAACAAGATCGACCGGTCCGCTCTGCGTCGGAGCGGCTGGGACGCCGACGATCCCGTCTACTGGCGCCCCGACCGCCGCGGAGCGCTCCAGCGCATGACCGCGACCGAGCGCGAGGAGCTGCGCCGGGTGCGGGCGACGCGCCAGCGCTAGGTCGGCGACCACACCTCGAGCGCCGCACGCGCGGCGTCACGCCTGGGGCAGGAGAAGGGCCCGGTGATGTCGTAGACCTCCGACATGTGGAACGGGATGCGGCGTCACCTGGCCCTGGTCGTCGGGGCGGGTCTGGCTGCCGCCGTGCTCGCTGCCGATCACGTCGCGGTCGACGACCGGCACGTCACCTTCGACGATGACGTCTCCGCCGCCTTCTGGACGGGCCCACCCGACGCCCCGCCCGATTGTGGCTCCGGCTGCTGGTCGTACCGCGTCACGCTGACCGAGCCGGGCTACCGCCTGCGTGCGGCGATCGACCGTCCGCTCATCGGGCAGGTGTGGCAGATCTCGCTGTTCGACCCGGACGGTGCGTTCGTCGGTAGCGCGTCGCCGGGTGTGGACCTGTACTCGGCGGAGGTGATCGATCCCACTCCGACGCTGGGCACCTACATGATCGCCGTCCGTGCGCAGGACGTCACCGAGCCGCGCTACCGCGTCCGCGTCGGACTCGACGCCGATGACCTGCTGCCCGACGAGCGCACGCTCGTGCCGCCGAACCTGCGACCGCTACCGCCGTGGGACTTCTCGTTCCGCTACCCCGTCACCAACGGTCTCCAAGGGGGCGAGTCGGTCGGTCTCGACCTCCCGGCCGGGCGGGTCGCGTGCCACCCGGAGGAGGTGGCCCTCTACCTCGCGGTGCGTTGCATCCGGGTCAGCTACGGCGTCGCCAACGTCGGGTTGGGCCCGCTCGAGCTGGAGGTGGGACCGGGCCAAGCGTTCAGCGACCGGCCGCTGATCCAGCACGTGCGCTACTCCGACGGCGGGCGGATGACACGGGATGCCGGCAACGCCTACTACCACCACAGCCACCTGCACTACCACCACGACCACGCCATCGGGATGGAGCTGTTGAAGGTGGTCGACGAGCAGACCGGCGAACTCGCCCCAGCGGGGGAGCCTCAGCGGAAGGGCTTCGCCCACCGCAACGAGCTGCTGCGTGACTGGACCAGCTTCTACCCGGTCTGGCCCACGGGCAGCTTCGGGCTGCTTCCCGGCTGGGCCGACTACTACGAGTGGGACCGACCCGGCAACTACATCGACTTCGCGCTCAACCAGGACGGCCTGTACGTCGTGCGCATGACCGCCGACCCGGACGGCTACATCCTCGAGAGCGACACCTCGGACAACGTGGCGTACTCGCTGTTCCGCGTGACGTTCGACGAGGTCGAGCACCTCGAGTCGGGGCGAGGTACCGATCCGTGGGATCCGTGCCGCGTCCCGCTCTCCCTCGGACCCGAGTTCGAGGACTCGTTCGTCCTCGACGCACCGCGCCCCGAGGACTGCCCGACCTGACCGGTCCGTTCGCCTCGCCCTCTCCGTGGAAGCTCCAGTGGTAGGGGTGGCGTCGCTGCGCCGACCGCCCTAGGGTGCGACCACGGTCGTAGCTGCCGTGCAGACGGGAGCCGGAGACGGGAGCGGGCGAGTGGCGGACGTCAAGCTCGAGGGCATCACCAAGATCTACCCCGATGGCACCAAGGCCGTGGCCGACCTCGATCTGCACATCCAGGACGGCGAGTTCGTGGTGCTGGTGGGCCCGTCGGGGTGCGGCAAGACCACCGCCCTGCGGATGGTCGCGGGCCTGGAGGAGATCTCGGGCGGGAAGCTGTCCATCGGCGATCGGGTCGTCAACGACGTCGCCCCGAAGGACCGTGACATCGCGATGGTGTTCCAGAACTACGCCCTCTACCCCCACCTCAGCGTCAAGGACAACATCGGCTTCGGCCTCAAGCTGCGCAAGACGCCGCAGGACGAGATCGACCGGCGGGTGAAGGACGCCGCCGAGATCCTGGGCCTCGAGGAGCTGCTGCACCGCCGCCCCAAGGCGCTGTCCGGTGGGCAGCGGCAACGCGTCGCGATGGGACGCGCCATCGTGCGCGAGCCCCAGGCGTTCCTGATGGACGAGCCGCTGTCGAACCTCGACGCCAAGCTGCGGGTGCAGATGCGCGCCGAGATCTCCCGGCTGCAGCGAGACCTGGGAACCACCACCCTCTACGTCACCCACGACCAGGTCGAAGCGATGACGATGGGCGACCGCGTCGCCGTGATGCGCAAGGGTCTGCTCCAGCAGGTGGCGCCGCCTCAGCAGCTGTACGACCAGCCCGTGAACCTGTTCGTGGGCGGGTTCATCGGCTCGCCCGCGATGAACATGATCGAGGCCGCGCTGTCGTTCAAGGGCAACAAGGCGTCGGTCACGTTCGGCGACCAGGAACTTGTCGTGGGCGACGAGGTCCTCGGGAAGCGCCCCGCGCTACGCGACTACGACGGGGCGAGCGTCGTGCTCGGGATCCGTCCCGAGGACATGGACGACGCGGCCCTGGCTGGCAACGTGCCCGAGGGGCGGACGCTGAGGTCGAAGGCCGAGTTGCGTGAGGCGCTCGGCTCCGACGTCCTCGTCCACTTCGGGATCGACGCCCCGCCGGTGCTGACCGAGGACACGAAGGAACTCGCCGAGGATGCCGGAGGGACCGGCACCATGGTCGAGACCGATCTGAGCGGGAAGCGAACCATCTTCGTCGCGCGGTTCCACCCCGATAGCGCCGTCACGGAGGACGGTGAGGTCCGGGTCGCGGTGGACACCGAGCGCCTGCACTTCTTCGACCTTGACAGCGGCGACGCCGTCTGGGACTAGATCAGGCTGGGACTAGATCAGGTAGGAACGAGTGACGGCTCCGTGTGACCCGTCGCGCCGGATGCGAGTGGAGAAGGGAACACCGATGCGAACCAGGTCCGGGCGCTCACGTGCCCTCAAGCTCTCGGCCGCCCTCGCGGCGATCGCGCTGGCCGCGACCGCGTGCGGTGGTGACGACGACGACACGACGGGTGGTGCCGACACCACCACCGGCGACGACGGTCAGGCCGCCGGGGAGTGCCCGACCGAGGGGCTGTCGGGATCCCTCGAGGCCGTGGGCGTCTGGAGCGGCGCGGAGCAGACCAACTTCGAGCTCGTGCTTGGCGGCTTCACCGAGGCGACCGGCGTGGACGTCAGTTTCACGTCGACGGGTGACGACATCAACGCGTTCCTCGGCCCGCGCGTCGAGGGAGGACAGCCGCCGAACGTCGCGGTCCTGCCTCAGCCAGCCCTCATGCAGAGCCTGGCAGCAGACGGCTCGCTCATCGCGCTCGGCGACGAGGCGTCGTCGCAGGTCGCAGCCAACTTCGCCGACGTGTGGTCCGACCTCGGTAGCGTGGATGGGACCCTCTACGGCGTGTGGTTCAAGGCCGCCAACAAGTCGACCGTCTGGTACAACACCTCGCTCTTCTCCGACGCGGGAGTCGAGCCGCCCAGCGACTTCGCCGGGTGGGTCGAGATCGCCGGCACCCTCCAGCAGTTCGGCATCGCCCCGATCTCGGTCGGTGGCGCGGACGGCTGGACGCTCACCGACTGGTTCGAGAACGTCTACCTCAACGTCGCCGGGCCGGACGCCTACGATCAGCTCGTCGCCCACGAGATCCCGTGGACCGATGCCAGCGTGACCTCGGCCTTCGAGACGCTGAACCAGCTGTTCGAGCCCGAAGGGTTCGTCGCCCAGGGCAACGCGGGCGCGCTGCAGGTGGCGTTCCCCGATTCGGTGACGCAGGTGTTCGGCGCCAGCCCGGTCGCGGCGATGGTCTACGAGGGTGACTTCGTCGCCGGTGTCATCAGCGACCAGACGGAT
The nucleotide sequence above comes from Actinomycetota bacterium. Encoded proteins:
- the ugpC gene encoding sn-glycerol-3-phosphate ABC transporter ATP-binding protein UgpC — encoded protein: MADVKLEGITKIYPDGTKAVADLDLHIQDGEFVVLVGPSGCGKTTALRMVAGLEEISGGKLSIGDRVVNDVAPKDRDIAMVFQNYALYPHLSVKDNIGFGLKLRKTPQDEIDRRVKDAAEILGLEELLHRRPKALSGGQRQRVAMGRAIVREPQAFLMDEPLSNLDAKLRVQMRAEISRLQRDLGTTTLYVTHDQVEAMTMGDRVAVMRKGLLQQVAPPQQLYDQPVNLFVGGFIGSPAMNMIEAALSFKGNKASVTFGDQELVVGDEVLGKRPALRDYDGASVVLGIRPEDMDDAALAGNVPEGRTLRSKAELREALGSDVLVHFGIDAPPVLTEDTKELAEDAGGTGTMVETDLSGKRTIFVARFHPDSAVTEDGEVRVAVDTERLHFFDLDSGDAVWD
- a CDS encoding AMP-binding protein, which produces MLDNRADTVAGLIDQRAGENAEGLRFEGASWTWDEVVTQMQRRATLLTELLPGGAPRHFGVLLDNVPEFLFLLGGAALSGAVLVGLNPTRRGAELERDIRHTDCALVLTSPDHAPLLDGLDLGLAHDAVRDVEDAAWQEAMAGTDPAAPVPVTIEDLLLLLFTSGSTGAPKAVRMTQGRAAATARRMWFSPDDVLYCAMPMFHGNALVSTVLPAIGSGATLVMKRRFSASEFMADVRAHGVTFFSTVGRALSYILAVPETPEDADNRLGVVLTPESSPDDMAALQERFDCYAVSGYGSSENAVILAPQPGLPEGALGTPLEGTDAAVVDPDTLRECPRARFDEHGRMLNPDEAIGELVGRNVLERFEGYYNNPEAEASRTRNGWYWTGDLAYRDEDGVFFFAGRTNDWLRVDGENFAAAPVERVLSRYPHASAVAVVGVPDERTVDDQVLAILEVDDPTTFDPPSFDAFLDQQRDMGTKWSPRYVRVVAEMPMTATNKIDRSALRRSGWDADDPVYWRPDRRGALQRMTATEREELRRVRATRQR
- a CDS encoding ABC transporter substrate-binding protein, which gives rise to MRVEKGTPMRTRSGRSRALKLSAALAAIALAATACGGDDDDTTGGADTTTGDDGQAAGECPTEGLSGSLEAVGVWSGAEQTNFELVLGGFTEATGVDVSFTSTGDDINAFLGPRVEGGQPPNVAVLPQPALMQSLAADGSLIALGDEASSQVAANFADVWSDLGSVDGTLYGVWFKAANKSTVWYNTSLFSDAGVEPPSDFAGWVEIAGTLQQFGIAPISVGGADGWTLTDWFENVYLNVAGPDAYDQLVAHEIPWTDASVTSAFETLNQLFEPEGFVAQGNAGALQVAFPDSVTQVFGASPVAAMVYEGDFVAGVISDQTDAAVGEDALFFPFPTIDGSPPSVVGGGDVAVGFTDDEATQALLCYLATAEAAEIWAAEGGFASPNQNVDTSLYPDEVSRQLAEQLTSAEVFRFDLSDSVPSEFGGTVGQGLFKLFQDYLADPASFADIQQQMEDAAAAAYA